Proteins encoded within one genomic window of Triticum aestivum cultivar Chinese Spring chromosome 2D, IWGSC CS RefSeq v2.1, whole genome shotgun sequence:
- the LOC123055240 gene encoding tetraspanin-19 yields MAGRAAVRSCVQTALKAANSVVGLAGMAVILYALWVLRAWSQQAAGHLPAPWFIYTLLSLGIIMCLLTCSGHIAAETANSPCLSCHMIFVFLLVILEAAIAADVFLNSYWEEDFPDDPSGKFDEFKHFVRSNFDICEWVALSVVAAQALSIILAMVLRALGPDNEIEYDSDDDAVPARLPLLRNKPQHGPNYGEPNSPRRIDSWHVRILDKANQQ; encoded by the exons ATGGCGGGGCGCGCGGCGGTGCGGAGCTGCGTGCAGACGGCGCTCAAGGCGGCCAACTCCGTCGTGGGGCTCGCCGGGATGGCCGTCATCCTCTACGCGCTCTGGGTGCTCCGCGCCTGGTCCCAGCAGGCCGCCGGCCACCTCCCCGCCCCCTG GTTTATCTACACTCTTCTCAGCCTGGGGATCATCATGTGCTTGCTGACCTGCTCTGGCCATATCGCCGCTGAAACGGCAAACAGCCCCTGCCTGTCTTGT CACATGATCTTTGTATTTTTGCTTGTTATACTGGAGGCTGCAATCGCCGCTGATGTATTTCTGAATAGCTACTGGGAGGAG GATTTCCCAGATGACCCATCCGGGAAGTTTGATGAATTCAAGCATTTCGTGAGATCAAATTTTGACATTTGTGAATGGGTAGCCCTCTCGGTGGTGGCTGCTCAG GCGCTGTCAATCATTCTTGCGATGGTACTCAGGGCCCTTGGCCCCGACAATGAAATCGAATACGACAGTGACGATGATGCAGTGCCCGCAAGGCTGCCTCTCCTAAGGAACAAGCCCCAGCATGGTCCAAACTATGGTGAACCTAACTCACCTCGCAGGATTGATTCATGGCATGTGCGAATCTTAGACAAG GCCAACCAACAATAA